The stretch of DNA GGGGGCTCGCGACACCTGCCTAGCCAGCACGATGCCTCGGGGATCGGGAAAAATTTATCCGGAGCGAGCACGTGAAGGTGATGATGCTGCACCGCGAATTCCTCGGCGGTAGGCCCAGCACGCACGACGGCACGAGAGGTACGCGATGGCCAATGGGGGCTCGTCCTGTCGCGTTGGTTTTTGAATTTCACCCTCTTCATTTTTTTTCCACCAAAAAAGAGCTAGCTAGGGTGCTTTATTTTTGGTAATAAATCAGTGTGTGATGTGACGTAACGGGTCCTGTATACGCGACATGGCACGGTGCACCGtaacaaaaaaaagaaaaaaaacgcACTACACTCTTCTAATGTCCTCATACAGGAATCTTCCCTCCATTCGGATCTACCCTCAGCTCTTGACTTGATGATGTGGCGAGTTACGTTTGAACAATCCATCTCAACCATCGTCGTTGGCTTCCTTGGGCATCCAGCAAGCACCAAGGATTTACTCCTCCACGGCGAGCGGATATTTCACCTTGGCCCTCCCGTTGGTTTTGAGCTTCGATGCGGTTTTATGCTGCAGTTGGATTGGAACAGTACGAGTGCCCCCCTAAGGAGGTCTCAGGGCCCAAGGCTGAACTCTGATATAGGAGGGAAGGGGGCGAGTCATTGCTTACCTACCCTGTCGAAATTATATAGATTAGTGTGTTTGAATTAACAGAGATCGCCAGGAGCAGATTGACATTGACAGGTACGTTACATTAACATGAATAAACAATAATAATTTATATCTGGGGTAGTTCATGGCAGTGACAGTGTGGCGGCGATAATATCACCGATGAGTCGGGGCAGGGGAAGCAGTGGCGATGGTGAAGTGGGCTTTCTCCCCTCGCTTCAGCACTTCTTTCAGATCGGGTTGAGTCTGAGATTTTTGGTGGGACACTGTGGTATGGTGATATTTAGATGGCGTGCCCCGACGTGCTCCTCTTGACTTTATATTGTGTTGCGCGAGAGGGTCTATTGCCAGTGAATGACAGacgcgcccccgatcagggcacGTGGGAGGCGGAGGAATCAGTCATTTGACCGATCAGAGATCACACAACTAACATAGCGAAGGTTAGAGGAAGTCGTAGACACACACGGTGGTGGCAGCATGGATCAAATAAACATGACTAGATTAGAAGAAGGAAAATAAAAGCTTCTCCTCCGTAAACCTCTCAACACGTATCTCACCTTGGGTGTGCACTAGTTACACAAGTAGGGAGTGTAAAATAAAATAACTCCATCAGCTTGCACCCTCCAAGTGTAATTATTGGCATGATTAAAATCACGTGCAAAAAGCCAAAGCGATTGATATGATTAAAATAGTGGAACCCCATGCGGCTTCAATGTCTACAAATTGCAAATCATGCTTCAATGTCTACAAATTGCAAATCAAGTTTATACATATACTAGCTtggttcaaaaaaaaaactcaacCTAAAGATAGAAGATTCTTCTAGGATCCTCGAGTTTTTATCCCCTTCATTTGGCAACTTATTCTCATACAAGTTGGGCAATAATTTCCATTTTGTGGTGAAAAGAAAAACCGTAGAACCCCGCGCTTTGATCTACACATTGCTAGTCAAAGCCTCACCAACTCCAACCCCATTATCCTCGTTACTTGGTCACATTGGATGATTGCATAGCTATCCAATGTAAATTTCAGTTTTCTATCCTACAtatctcttttttctttttgcttGACACTTACAGTCACCACACTTTTTTGTCTATAAAACTAGCAACCTTGCCCATTGCTCTTCAGTCTCCACCAGGCACCAGCACTTCACTCCAAAGCAAAGACAAGAAATTAACCAAGAACACGCCATGGCGCCCGCGACGGGCAAGCTTCTCTTCCTcggcttcctcctcctcgcggcAGCCTcgtcgacgccggcggcggccaccaCGCTGACGCTCCACAACCTGTGCCCGTACCCGGTATGGCCGCTGGTGACCCCGAACACCGGCTTCCCGTCCATCTCCGACAACACGGGCCGCCTggacggcggcgggcgcgggctcGTCTCCTTGCGCTTCCCGCCGGGCTTCTGGGCGGGCCGCGTGGTGGCGCGCACGGgctgcggcagcggcagcggcggctccgCGGGGGCCGCGTGCGAGACgggcgcctcgccgccggcgacggtgGTGCAGCTGGCGGTGCACGCGGAGGGCCGGGACCTGGCGGCGTACAGCGTGAGCCTGGTGGACGGGTTCAACGTGCCGGCCGTGGTGAGCCCGCAGGCGGTGGGCGGGGGCCAGTGCCCGGCGCTCGGGTGCGCGGCGGACCTGAACGCCGGGTGCCCCCGCGCGCAGCGCGTGGTCGGGGGCCGGGGGGACGTGGTGGCGTGCAGGGGCCCCGCAGGGTACTTCAAGGAGCGGTGCCCGCTGACGCGCACCACGCCCGCCGACGTGGAGCCCGTGCCGCAGCGGTGCTTCGGCCCCGGCGAGCTCAAGGTCGTCTTCTGCCAGCCCGCCATGgtgaacgccgccgccgcgggcgagACCACCGGGCGCATCCGCACCGTCGTCGCCGACAACTAGATCGAGCGAGCAACTAGCTGCGCAGCCAGCCAGGCAGccgccggtggccggagggagGAGGTGGCCGCCTCTGATTAGTGCGCAATAAAGGTAGATTAAGGAGGTAATTAAGCGTGTTTTAGTGCTGTGAGACCGTGTCAGCGTTCGTGTGTGTGTGGTAGTGCCCGTTGGCTTGGTTGCCAAGTGTCCGGCCGGCCGTGCCGAGTGAATAAATGAGCTCAGCACACGCGTGCATCACGTGTGTTCTTGAGTTTGTGACAGGTGTCATGATGTCTCGTGTGTGCTCTTGAGTCAGTGGCGTCGCCTACGTTTAAGCACGAAGGCCGCCATGCACGGGCGCGTGAGGTAGAGGAAGAGTATGGACGCGAAGCATGTTGTCGTTAGTGCTAAGCTTAGCTCGGGGTCGCGATGCATTCACTGTGTGCTCGAGGAATCTGCAGAACGTTGGAGCTTCGAATGCAAAGGAAAACATATTGGACCTGTAGGGATGCAGAAAGTTTCGAACGAATTTGGCCTTCAACTCCCGTGTTCTAAATAGGAACACAGTAAATTTTGAATCGGAACGCCCAAAGTATGAGATTTGAGTAATACCGAACGAGGTCGTGCTTGGAACGAAGGAATGTAAAATTGAAGAATGGAGAAGCCGTTTGGAACGCAGGAACTAAAATACATGAAACCTTCTCATATGAGTGGCAGAAAACGAGCAAAAAACACAATATCCAGCCACATAGTAGCACATCTCAACCACCACTGACACTGAGGAAGGGCACTCAATTGTTCCTGCGCAAATCCGTCTCAGAAGCCGAGTTCAGGTAGCGAATCCAGCCCACGATGAAGCCGGCCTCGGCCCTGCAGCCTTGATCGTGTGTGGCGCGCGGGACCGTCTCGTGCCGCCGGCGGGAGGGCACGCCACGGCGCTGGGGAGCacgcggtggccggcggcgcggaCCAGCTGGACgtcggccgccggccgcccgcaCCCTATTTCCTGCCGAGACATGGACCTTTTCCTTCTGTCTTTCCAGGCCGCTCGCTAGCGGCTGCGAGCACGACGACGACGCCAGCACGTGATGCACGCGTGCCGCCGCTAGCAGCTAATCCACAGCTCCAGCGCGGTACATATTTGCCGTGCACGCCGTCGAAACTAGAAACCTCTGCGAAGTTGATGGACCTACTCGACGCCCTAACAACTTAACAAGTTTAAGAACTCCAGCGCATTTTACTCATCTTTATTTTTAGAGAAAACCACGGCAGGCAAGGAGGCGCCTGAACTATTTCATATTAATGCGAAGTTGTTGCAAACAAAGATTTGCAAAGAGGGGTAAACAGGAGAGATTACAGCGCAGCTAGATTCGCCCACCACAATAAGGCTGCAGCTTCATCAGCCCTAGTGTTGGGTCAATCTCGCAAGTGCAACCAGCAGGTTCGACGACGAGCGGCACGTGCTCGGCTTTCATTTAGGCTAAGCAACCTGCACAAGTTGCAGGAAGGATTACTTTCGGTAGCGGTCTTTCTTGTATAGCTGTATCTGTATGAATGGGATGGAAAAATTATGTAGAGTTATTGATTAAATACTAAAGTTTGTCACAACCGAACATAGATAAGTATTTATATGAACAGACTATAACGAGCTTTTTTTTTCCCCAAATGATGCAGGAGAACAGATTATAAATTAAAGAGTAAATATAAGCAATTCTGATTAGCTATGGATCCTAAATTTTTTAATAAATTTGTAACACTTACTATCTCTTAAAATTATTACGTCATGCAAGAGCATGGATTGGTATACTAGTTCATGAAATTCCAACGTCAATTGAATTGGCGGAACGCTAGCACAGGAAGGCCTGGTTATCGGAGCATGAGCGCTTTCTGGCGCCGGCGATGAACGTCCGGTGCAGCTACCTAGCCGGCGAGATCCAATTCAGGAAAGGAAGAAACAACATTAGACTGGCCTGTTGACCCTACAAAAAGAAAAATCATGCCAGCGTGGACTCAACACAAGTGCCACGGTGGTAAGACAAAGTGGCGACAAAAGAAGACAAAACCACAGTCCAGTTTGCGCTGTTCAGGATTTTAGGGAACCAAAGGAGATAGCTAGAAAAAAAAGTTTAACCTTTCAAGGAAACGAAGGTACTGCCCGACCCAAAATATAAGTCGTTTAGATTTGAACAAGGTTAGGAGAATGCGTGAAGGAAAAGAGCCCATTTACTAGAAAACGGGAACAAAGTGCTGAAGTAAGTAACTAAAAAGTTGATCACTAAACACGCACAAAGTAAGAGACAGTCACAGACCGAGATGGATCTTAGTAATGCATGATTGTATCATGTTGATGTAATTGTTTAAGATTAAACAAAATTCCCTTactgaagaaaaaaaaacaatcgGAGTCACTTGCGTGGGGAAGTTTCAGCCTTTCAGGTGCTACCACCCCTCTGACAACAATCTCAAAACGCCAGAGGCGGGACAACAATTTCTCCATAGTCTCTAACAGTTAAACCAATAGACAGTTGCCATGCACATCACAAGCTAAATTGGATAAAAGTATCATATCCATTTCTCAGGCTTGAAATCTCAGCAAGCGGTAGGTGGGACCAATGAAACATTGGCATGCACATCAGGAAGATGGAGCACATATGCACTACGAATCTTGGCTTGTCACTGCCACATCTTCTTGGCTAGAAGGTGCCTCAGGAATACTGGCGGAGGAGCCTTGTTTCCTTTCTGCCTGTAGCGAACGACACAGGGATTCAAGCTTCTCCTTTTGATTTTTCAACTTTTCTATTTGCTTCTTTGTTAGCTCACGCTGCAGAGGCATCATAAATGGGTCAAAATTAGCAACTAGAATGGTGGTTTTTAGAACATGGTACAGGAGGTCAATGTGCAGAGCTAAAAAGGCAGTGTGGTATAGCTATCGAAAGCTCTGGTCTCTAACTCCAATTTAGCACAATTAGCTTTTGTGATGCACTCATTACCTCTTCAATGAGCTTTACGAGAGCGATATCTGAGTTCTCACATTTTCCCTTCAGAAATTCATTCTCCTTCTTCAGATTCTTTATCACCGAGATCATCTGATGCAAAAGATCACACGAGACTTACTTCAGCAAACAAACAACTGTTGACTAATAAAGCAGATATAATGATATTGAGCATTAACCAACACAAGCTGCAGAGCATACCTTTTCCATCTCCTGCTTGTATGTTTCAAAGACTTCATTGCTTTTTGACAGGGCATCCTGCAAAAAAAGGAATAAACAAAAAAAATTGAAGTGCTTTTTTTTTGGGTCCCTGGAATTTAACTTTCATCTACAAGGACAAAAATGGCTACCACTAAAGCAGGTAAAGGTGCAAGACTATTTTCACAAGTTTCATTGGGTTTCATCTCTATCCTACCCCAACTTGATTGGGACCAAAGCTATTTGTTGTTGTAGCCATCTACTGGGGACCATTATGTATGCTCTGGCCATTTGGAACCTGGAGATGGTCTTATAACTTCTAAGTAAATGTACCTGAAACTGCTGAAATCTTTCTCCATCAGAAGCTAGTTGCAACCGCAGGTTCTTCTCAGTAGTCATAAGCTGAGAAACTTGCTCAGCATATAACTGCATTTGGGTATGTTCCTGAGCAGCCTTCTCTTGATGCTGTTGAAGTTTCAGATCCGCAAGCTCAAGTTCCAGCATCTTCTCTTTCAACTATACAAGTCATAACAAGTTAACCAAAAGCACGGCAAATAGCATTTAGAACTACCCTTAAATCATGGTTGTACAAATATCAATGAGACCCAGAGATCTATTAATATGGCATAAATAGCATACCTGGTGAGCATATTTCTGCTGAGTAATGTTATATTGATCAGCAAGATCTTTGAGTTTACTTCTCAACCTACAAAACCAACAACTGTCAATATACCTGACTAGAAATGTCAAAAGGGACTTCAACTAATAAACTTGCTAACAAAACCAACTAATGAAACTCCTAACGTTCAAGACATGCATAAGATTATCATCTTACAGATTGTTCTCTTCTAGCTGAGCAATGCATTCATTTTTCTGCTCCTCAAGCTTGACACTCACATCCTACAAAGATATTGTGAATATCTGATAAATAAGAGCTAAAAAGTAGACATACTATCAAAAGAATGAAGAAACTTGTATATATTTATCCTAGACAATAATCAGAAGAAGCTGTCAACCTTTATGGCATTATTGAATTTGTCAGACAATTCCATACGCATGTTCTGCCCCTCTGTCGACACCCTTTGGCACTCTTCCTAAGTAAAAGATACTAAAATGGTATAACAACTGAACAAAAGTGCAAAAACCTTTATAATAATTGATTCAAAGTTCAGATACGCTGAAAATACCTTCAGCATTTTGTTTTGACGCTGAAACTCCCTACAAAGAGATTCTAGTTTTTCTTTGACTGCAATGGCTGCAAGGGCCCAAATGTAACGTGAAAATGTTAGGTTCAAATACAAAGTAATAACATGGACACAGATTATCTATGATGATAAGAAATTAAGAAGTTTCAAATAACACTACTTTCTTATAGCATGGACACGGAGGAACATCCATCTGACCAAAGAACACATGTTTTGTCGATGAAGATTTAAAGGAGAATCAGAAAGGGAGGTATGCATTACTTTCAACTGTATATTTGTATAACAATCACAGATTCACATTACAAACCTGCATCCCTTTCTGCCACCACTTTGTGGTATTGCTGGGCAAGTTCAAACAGCTCTCTGTCCTTCTCGAGCTTACTACGCTTCACGACCTTGCGTTTCGGCTCACCACTCTCCTACAAAAGCAAGCAAATCAGCCCCATTTTGCAAAGACCAATCCTTCATATAAATGCTGATGAGATACTATGAAATAAGAAGTCTCAGCATCAACAACCTTTTGTTTTTGAGCAGTTGGAGATGCTTCTTGTTCAGCTGCACAGCTCTGCTTCAAGGATTCTTCAGCGTCTGTAAAAAGAATCACAAAACATGGTAAATTTCAAATTTCGCTCGGTGATGGAAAACACACTTGATTATAATGTTTACTGTTCAGAAATAACTTAGGTCAGGAAGCTCATGGTGAAAAAGAGAAGTTCGAAAGAGAAAGAGCTAAGAAGGGATCACCTCTTGCAGCATTGCCAGATCCATGCTCCCCTAGAGCGCGTTCCGGCTCCGCAGCGGCGTGCAGAGAGAGTGCCTCCAAGGCTTCGGCAGCGGCCGAGGAGGCATCCTCGACAGTTGGGGCGGGGAGAGAGGGATCGCCTAGGGTTTCCCTACCGCCTGGGCTGGTGGCTGCAGGGCGACCGGAGTCGAGAGTGACATGTGGTGGATCCTCCGAGGTGGGCGCAGGGGATGGAGGAGAGGCCGTGCACGCGCCCGAGCTCTCCACGAAGCCATCAGGGAGAGAGTCGGCCTCCGGGAGGCGTGTCGCCGGCGAGCCTTCCATTGTGCGTTAGCCGCTGCGCTGCACTCGAATTCCCGTTGGGAAAATTGGCTCTGTAGCACCGAAAGAGCATCGTTTTCAGAAAACAATGGCGGACCAGGATTAGAACTTAGGGTAGTCCTATTCAATTCTTCAATATGTGATTCGGTATAATCCAATACACAATGCAGTATACAAGCGCAAAATTTGCCGAGAAAATTTGGTACACATATAAATACTAGCCTAGGTTATTCGCTTTTCTCTTCCCCATGGCCATGAAAGTGTCAGCGCTGACATATTCACTTACATTGGAGAAAATATCACCCTCAATGAAGGCGACTTAACAATCATTCAATAGCTTTGATGGACTGAATAGCACCAAATTAAATGATTCTGATTTGTAATGTACATATATTCACCTGAGGCGGAACTAATTTACAAACAAAATGGACCATCCACTCATCCAGTATCTTGACATGTTACTGAACCAGTACAGTAATAACTAAGCCATGCTTGATATGAGAGAGGGGTGAAATTTGAGCTCACCGCCTCTTGATATGAGGGAGGCGGTGCAGCGGGGGTCGCCGGAGGTGAACAAGCCGAGGCGCAGCGGACGGAGACGGCGGATCGACGACCGGTCGCGGCAAATCCCAGTGGAAACCCTAGAGTACGGTTTTGCTTGCGGGTTGCAACGGCAGGGCAAGTGGTGCGCAGGGGCCGGCGGCACGGGAGTGTGAGGAAGCCCGACGGCGGCGCGTGGCGTGGGCAGGCGCGGAGCACGACGGGTCGGCGGTGGAGCACCGCGAGGCCGGCGGCGCGAACGGCGAACGCGCACGCGCGGGGGTTCGGGGGAAGTCGGGAGAACCGGAGAAAACAGGGGGGAGTCAGGTGAGGAAGACAAAAGCTTATTGGGCCGTTTGATgcctttttttgttttttttttgcggaAGACAAAAACAGGGGGGATGCTTTAGTTGTAGAGATTTGGGCCTCCGTATGCCAACTACTAAAATAAATTTTGGTTCAAATTCTAGAGTAAATTATTACTACCATTTTGAAGTTCGGTCAAATTCGGGACTCTGTATGCCAACTAGTAAGATCATATTAAGCTTGATCAAAATTATACAAAAGAAGTATCAGTATTTATTATACTAAATAAATATTATTAGATCTATACTTTTTTATAATATACTATATCCGTctcaaattataatttattttagtttttctacatatatatattctgctatgcatctagatgtaCATTATGATTAGATACATAGAAAAATCAGGTacatagcaaaaactatgtatctaaaaAAGTCAAAATAAATTGTAATTTAAGATGGAGCAAGTACTGATTTGGTGTTGTACATGTTGATAATATTAGCTATAAATTTTGTTAATTTTAATAAAGTTTACCTTGTAAAAAACTAAAATAACTTGCTCTTTTAGATTGGATAGAAGCATATATGTAATTTGTAGTTTGCTCATGTTACCTTGAAAACAGAGGCGACCAGTAGGAGGAGCAATGGTCAATATTTGATTTTAAAAATCGCATCAGAATAAAACTATACATTTTGTATTCTTGAATAATTAACAGAGGAAGATAAGCATGCAGCGCATGGACAGCACGTTCACTGAAGCCAATTCTTTGAGTTGCCACGGCCCATTTGTCAATTCGGATCCGTTTTATCACACGCCCTTCGAGACACAGGTCCGTACACACACAAAGATCATGCGCAGTTTGTGCAGTGCCAGCACACTGTTGGAGCAAGCGGATTTCTGTGACCCTTTGGGTGTGTGTTTGTTTG from Panicum hallii strain FIL2 chromosome 3, PHallii_v3.1, whole genome shotgun sequence encodes:
- the LOC112888038 gene encoding alpha-taxilin; the protein is MEGSPATRLPEADSLPDGFVESSGACTASPPSPAPTSEDPPHVTLDSGRPAATSPGGRETLGDPSLPAPTVEDASSAAAEALEALSLHAAAEPERALGEHGSGNAARDAEESLKQSCAAEQEASPTAQKQKESGEPKRKVVKRSKLEKDRELFELAQQYHKVVAERDAAIAVKEKLESLCREFQRQNKMLKEECQRVSTEGQNMRMELSDKFNNAIKDVSVKLEEQKNECIAQLEENNLLRSKLKDLADQYNITQQKYAHQLKEKMLELELADLKLQQHQEKAAQEHTQMQLYAEQVSQLMTTEKNLRLQLASDGERFQQFQDALSKSNEVFETYKQEMEKMISVIKNLKKENEFLKGKCENSDIALVKLIEERELTKKQIEKLKNQKEKLESLCRSLQAERKQGSSASIPEAPSSQEDVAVTSQDS
- the LOC112888110 gene encoding osmotin-like protein, which encodes MAPATGKLLFLGFLLLAAASSTPAAATTLTLHNLCPYPVWPLVTPNTGFPSISDNTGRLDGGGRGLVSLRFPPGFWAGRVVARTGCGSGSGGSAGAACETGASPPATVVQLAVHAEGRDLAAYSVSLVDGFNVPAVVSPQAVGGGQCPALGCAADLNAGCPRAQRVVGGRGDVVACRGPAGYFKERCPLTRTTPADVEPVPQRCFGPGELKVVFCQPAMVNAAAAGETTGRIRTVVADN